The Ooceraea biroi isolate clonal line C1 chromosome 1, Obir_v5.4, whole genome shotgun sequence genome has a window encoding:
- the LOC105286783 gene encoding phospholipid scramblase 2 isoform X1: MYSQKYPAPNPPPLHATAPQPEQVGWSPPSTTYPAGLQYLMNLDYLFVNQKIELLQAFTGWETKNRYTITNLNGETVFYVAEESDVCARLCLSKYRPCEFDIFDQNRQQILRIVRPFRCDSCCCPCYLQTIEVYSGSTLLGSVTQEWSLWRPTFYIRDASGEPVLTIKGPILRFCIDVSFKVKSMDEKHRVGVIQKQWSGFGRELFTVSDMFGISFPRDLDVKIKAVLLGAALLILERSLHESAQLCPKNLKCLWYNQNLYPYIEERSTTCIWQNKNTTVYVMCMSFYFRVSLLVFRTFGCRVG, from the exons atgtaCAGCCAAAAATATCCTGCGCCGAATCCTCCGCCGTTGCACGCAACGGCACCACAACCAGAACAAG TTGGCTGGTCTCCACCGAGTACGACATATCCCGCCGGCTTGCAATACCTTATGAACCTTGATTACCTTTTCGTGAACCAGAAAATTGAGTTGCTTCAAG CTTTTACTGGATGGGAGACTAAGAACAGGTACACCATTACAAATCTTAATGGCGAGACGGTATTCTACGTGGCTGAAGAATCGGACGTTTGTGCACGATTGTGCTTGAGCAAGTACCGTCCCTGTGAATTTGATATCTTCGACCAAAACCGGCAGCAAATTCTTCGCATAGTACGACCCTTCAGGTGCGACAGTTGTTGTTGTCCGTGCTATTTACAG acTATAGAAGTATATTCTGGAAGTACTCTGTTGGGCAGTGTTACTCAAGAATGGAGTCTTTGGCGACCAACATTCTATATTCGCGATGCTTCTGGCGAACCGGTATTAACAATAAAAGGACCAATCCTTCGGTTTTGCATAGACGTTAGCTTCAAG GTCAAATCTATGGATGAGAAGCATCGCGTCGGTGTAATCCAGAAACAATGGAGCGGGTTTGGTCGAGAACTCTTCACCGTCTCTGATATGTTTGGTATTAGTTTCCCGCGCGATCTTGATGTGAAAATAAAGGCCGTACTGCTGGGAGCAGCTCTTTTGATA TTGGAAAGAAGCTTACACGAATCAGCACAGCTTTGTCCGAAAAATCTGAAATGCTTATGGTATAACCAAAATTTATATCCATACATTGAAGAACGAAGTACGACATGTATTTGGCAGAATAAGAACACAACGGTATACGTAATGTGtatgtctttttattttcgtgtTTCATTACTTGTATTTCGTACATTTGGTTGTCGAGTCGGCTGA
- the LOC105286783 gene encoding phospholipid scramblase 1 isoform X2: MNLDYLFVNQKIELLQAFTGWETKNRYTITNLNGETVFYVAEESDVCARLCLSKYRPCEFDIFDQNRQQILRIVRPFRCDSCCCPCYLQTIEVYSGSTLLGSVTQEWSLWRPTFYIRDASGEPVLTIKGPILRFCIDVSFKVKSMDEKHRVGVIQKQWSGFGRELFTVSDMFGISFPRDLDVKIKAVLLGAALLILERSLHESAQLCPKNLKCLWYNQNLYPYIEERSTTCIWQNKNTTVYVMCMSFYFRVSLLVFRTFGCRVG, encoded by the exons ATGAACCTTGATTACCTTTTCGTGAACCAGAAAATTGAGTTGCTTCAAG CTTTTACTGGATGGGAGACTAAGAACAGGTACACCATTACAAATCTTAATGGCGAGACGGTATTCTACGTGGCTGAAGAATCGGACGTTTGTGCACGATTGTGCTTGAGCAAGTACCGTCCCTGTGAATTTGATATCTTCGACCAAAACCGGCAGCAAATTCTTCGCATAGTACGACCCTTCAGGTGCGACAGTTGTTGTTGTCCGTGCTATTTACAG acTATAGAAGTATATTCTGGAAGTACTCTGTTGGGCAGTGTTACTCAAGAATGGAGTCTTTGGCGACCAACATTCTATATTCGCGATGCTTCTGGCGAACCGGTATTAACAATAAAAGGACCAATCCTTCGGTTTTGCATAGACGTTAGCTTCAAG GTCAAATCTATGGATGAGAAGCATCGCGTCGGTGTAATCCAGAAACAATGGAGCGGGTTTGGTCGAGAACTCTTCACCGTCTCTGATATGTTTGGTATTAGTTTCCCGCGCGATCTTGATGTGAAAATAAAGGCCGTACTGCTGGGAGCAGCTCTTTTGATA TTGGAAAGAAGCTTACACGAATCAGCACAGCTTTGTCCGAAAAATCTGAAATGCTTATGGTATAACCAAAATTTATATCCATACATTGAAGAACGAAGTACGACATGTATTTGGCAGAATAAGAACACAACGGTATACGTAATGTGtatgtctttttattttcgtgtTTCATTACTTGTATTTCGTACATTTGGTTGTCGAGTCGGCTGA
- the LOC105286783 gene encoding phospholipid scramblase 1 isoform X3 gives MYSQKYPAPNPPPLHATAPQPEQVGWSPPSTTYPAGLQYLMNLDYLFVNQKIELLQAFTGWETKNRYTITNLNGETVFYVAEESDVCARLCLSKYRPCEFDIFDQNRQQILRIVRPFRCDSCCCPCYLQTIEVYSGSTLLGSVTQEWSLWRPTFYIRDASGEPVLTIKGPILRFCIDVSFKVKSMDEKHRVGVIQKQWSGFGRELFTVSDMFGISFPRDLDVKIKAVLLGAALLIDFMYFEENK, from the exons atgtaCAGCCAAAAATATCCTGCGCCGAATCCTCCGCCGTTGCACGCAACGGCACCACAACCAGAACAAG TTGGCTGGTCTCCACCGAGTACGACATATCCCGCCGGCTTGCAATACCTTATGAACCTTGATTACCTTTTCGTGAACCAGAAAATTGAGTTGCTTCAAG CTTTTACTGGATGGGAGACTAAGAACAGGTACACCATTACAAATCTTAATGGCGAGACGGTATTCTACGTGGCTGAAGAATCGGACGTTTGTGCACGATTGTGCTTGAGCAAGTACCGTCCCTGTGAATTTGATATCTTCGACCAAAACCGGCAGCAAATTCTTCGCATAGTACGACCCTTCAGGTGCGACAGTTGTTGTTGTCCGTGCTATTTACAG acTATAGAAGTATATTCTGGAAGTACTCTGTTGGGCAGTGTTACTCAAGAATGGAGTCTTTGGCGACCAACATTCTATATTCGCGATGCTTCTGGCGAACCGGTATTAACAATAAAAGGACCAATCCTTCGGTTTTGCATAGACGTTAGCTTCAAG GTCAAATCTATGGATGAGAAGCATCGCGTCGGTGTAATCCAGAAACAATGGAGCGGGTTTGGTCGAGAACTCTTCACCGTCTCTGATATGTTTGGTATTAGTTTCCCGCGCGATCTTGATGTGAAAATAAAGGCCGTACTGCTGGGAGCAGCTCTTTTGATA gacTTTATGTATTTCGAGGAAAACAAGTGA
- the LOC113561377 gene encoding LOW QUALITY PROTEIN: arginine kinase-like (The sequence of the model RefSeq protein was modified relative to this genomic sequence to represent the inferred CDS: deleted 1 base in 1 codon), with amino-acid sequence MGGCTSKDTTSGDDKKSNNMVDAAVLDKLETGYAKLAASDSKSLLKKHLTKEVFDQLKTRKTSFGSTLLDVIQSGLENHDSGVGIYAPDAEAYTVFAEIFDPIIDDYHGGFKKTDKHPPKDFGDVDCFGNLDPAGEYIVSTRVRCGRSLDGYPFNPCLTEAQYKEMEEKVSSTLSGLTSELKGTFYPLTGMSKDVQQKLIDDHFLFKEGDRFLQAANACRFWPTGRGIFHNDDKTFLVWCNEEDHLRIISMQMGGDLGQVYRRLVTAVNEIEKRLPFSHNDRFGFLTFCPTNLGTTVRASVHIKVPKLAANKAKLEEVAAKYNLQVRGTRGEHTEAEGGIYDISNKRRLGLTEYQAVKEMNDGIAELIKLEASL; translated from the exons ATGGGCGGATGTACTTCGAAGGATACCACGTCGGGTGACGA CAAAAAGAGCAACAATATGGTTGATGCGGCAGTTTTGGACAAACTGGAAACCGGCTATGCCAAGCTGGCGGCGTCCGATAGCAAATCGCTATTGAAGAAACATCTGACGAAGGAGGTCTTTGATCAACTCAAGACCAGGAAGACGTCGTTTGGCTCCACTCTTCTGGACGTTATCCAATCCGGTCTGGAGAATCACGATTCTGGTGTTGGTATCTATGCACCCGACGCTGAGGCATACACCGTGTTCGCCGAAATTTTCGACCCCATTATTGATGATTACCACGGTGGTTTCAAAAAAACCGACAAGCACCCACCCAAAGAT TTTGGCGATGTCGACTGCTTCGGCAATCTTGATCCGGCT GGTGAATACATCGTGTCGACTCGCGTGCGATGTGGTCGCTCCCTGGACGGATATCCCTTCAACCCGTGCTTGACCGAGGCTCAGTACAAagagatggaagaaaaagtttcTAGCACGTTGTCGGGCCTCACCAGTGAACTTAAGGGCACTTTTTACCCGCTTACCGGCATGAGCAAGGATGTGCAGCAAAAACTAATCGACGATCACTTCCTCTTCAAGGAGGGTGACCGTTTCCTCCAGGCAGCGAATGCCTGTCGTTTCTGGCCCACTGGACGTGGTATATTCCACAACGATGATAAGACCTTCCTGGTCTGGTGCAACGAAGAGGACCATCTCCGTATCATCTCCATGCAGATGGGTGGTGATCTTGGACAG GTCTACCGACGTCTGGTGACGGCGGTGAACGAGATCGAGAAGCGGTTGCCGTTCTCGCACAACGATCGCTTCGGTTTCCTGACGTTCTGCCCGACGAATCTGGGCACGACGGTGCGTGCCTCGGTGCACATCAAGGTGCCGAAGCTCGCGGCGAACAAGGCCAAACTCGAGGAGGTCGCGGCGAAGTACAATCTGCAGGTGCGCGGCACGCGCGGAGAGCACACCGAAGCCGAGGGTGGCATTTACGATATCTCCAACAAGCGCCGCCTCGGCCTCACCGAATACCAGGCTGTGAAGGAGATGAATGACGGCATCGCCGAACTCATCAAGCTCGAGGCTAGCCTCTAA